A window of the Salvelinus alpinus chromosome 3, SLU_Salpinus.1, whole genome shotgun sequence genome harbors these coding sequences:
- the LOC139570612 gene encoding dorsal root ganglia homeobox protein-like, whose amino-acid sequence MFYFHCPPQLDGECCRTNTLNTNGFPNHSSAGDFDDGFLRRKQRRNRTTFTLQQLEALEAVFTQTHYPDVFTREELAMKINLTEARVQVWFQNRRAKWRKTQRGSTDPDGGKEQINEGGTPPSRSLNSQSPVDQSRKQKEPLEMQQSMNRAIGPGGPFFPSCLPGTLLNSATYAQALSHVATMKGGGLCSCCVPDPMGLSFLPPYGCQGNRTASVAALRMKAREHSEAVLQSANLLGNGHGHGAGVGGLPRVGVSGDGLKRPRMEPALGVISGSVSGVSGAVGRGAGGGLTLSPGSKAPTQGSGSDMNPLCPKEPLEKK is encoded by the exons TGAACACCAACGGGTTTCCCAACCATTCGTCAGCAGGTGATTTTGATGACGGCTTTCTGCGGAGAAAACAGCGTAGAAATAGAACAACATTTACGCTGCAACAG TTGGAGGCTTTGGAGGCTGTGTTCACGCAGACTCACTACCCCGATGTTTTCACACGTGAGGAACTGGCCATGAAGATCAACCTGACTGAGGCGCGTGTCCAG gtGTGGTTCCAGAATCGTAGGGCCAAGTGGAGGAAGACGCAGAGAGGGAGTACAGACCCCGACGGAGGTAAGGAGCAGATAAACGAGGGAGGCACTCCTCCGTCCAGGAGTCTGAACTCCCAGTCTCCTGTGGACCAGAGCAGGAAACAGAAGGAACCTCTGGAGATGCAGCAGAG tatGAACCGAGCCATAGGTCCTGGTGGGCCGTTCTTCCCATCCTGTCTACCAGGGACCCTCCTGAACTCAGCCACCTATGCTCAGGCTCTGTCGCATGTTGCCACAATGAAGG GCGGTGGTCTGTGCTCTTGCTGTGTTCCTGACCCCATGGGCCTGTCCTTCTTGCCCCCCTACGGTTGTCAGGGCAACCGTACAGCCAGCGTGGCAGCCCTGCGGATGAAGGCCCGTGAGCACTCCGAGGCCGTCCTGCAGTCAGCCAACCTGCTGGGGAATGGCCATGGGCATGGCGCTGGAGTAGGAGGCCTGCCCAGGGTCGGGGTATCCGGGGATGGGTTGAAAAGGCCCAGGATGGAACCTGCCCTGGGAGTCATATCTGGATCAGTGTCGGGTGTTTCTGGAGCCGtggggagaggagcagggggcgGACTTACTCTCAGCCCAGGCTCCAAGGCCCCGACTCAGGGTAGCGGGTCTGACATGAACCCCCTCTGCCCCAAGGAACCACTGGAGAaaaagtga